The sequence CTTTTCGGTCGCGCTCGTTGCGATCAAGGAGACATCCACCGACCATGAGGGCGCAAGCAGAATGGGTTATGCGGCGATGGCTTGGGCAATCGCGCCAATGCTCGGCCCAACCATTGGCGGAACCCTCGATGAGTTGTTCGGCTGGCGAATGGTCTTCGTCGTCCTCGCTCTCGTCGGCGCAGCCGTGCTAATTCTTTCGATGCGAGAGCTGAAAGAAACTGCGTCGCTGTCGACCAGACCGACCGGAACGCTCTACGTTTTCCTTGCTGGCGCGCCTCTCGCCATCGGCGGATCAAGCGCAGTACTTGGCCTCTATATGGGCATGATTCCGGCCGGGTTCATCTGCGGAAGCTATCTGACGGGTCATCTTGGCGCCGCGATACACCGAACCACTCTGTTGATATTGGCTCGCCTCCTGACTTGCGCTGGATTGTTGGCCGGCCCCATCCTCGCATTTCTCGGCGTCACACACCCACTCGCATTCTTCGGCCCTTGTATGTTCATCGGCATAGGCAACGGGTTGACCCTGCCTGCCGCAAACATGGGAGCGATGTCGGTGCGCAACGGTCTCGCTGGCACCGCCGCCGGGTTGGCCGCCGCCATGTCAATCGGAGGTGGGGCATTGATCGTTTCCATCGCAGGTCTGTTCTTGGGAGGGGCGATCGCCGTCGAAAGCCTCTTATGCGCGACGCTCGTTACCGCGCTGTTCGCATTGTTGGCGTCGATATTTGCCGCTGTTACAGAGCGGCGGCATGCCGGCACAGTTTCGTAGCAAGACGGAAGTCGGCTGCCGTCTCGAGGAGGAGTTCAAAATAATCCGGAAACGTCCGACCGTGGCGGCGAGCGCCGTCGTCCTTGATGAACAAGGCCG is a genomic window of Sinorhizobium arboris LMG 14919 containing:
- a CDS encoding MFS transporter; protein product: MLACRAAQAAIAACFSVALVAIKETSTDHEGASRMGYAAMAWAIAPMLGPTIGGTLDELFGWRMVFVVLALVGAAVLILSMRELKETASLSTRPTGTLYVFLAGAPLAIGGSSAVLGLYMGMIPAGFICGSYLTGHLGAAIHRTTLLILARLLTCAGLLAGPILAFLGVTHPLAFFGPCMFIGIGNGLTLPAANMGAMSVRNGLAGTAAGLAAAMSIGGGALIVSIAGLFLGGAIAVESLLCATLVTALFALLASIFAAVTERRHAGTVS